TGCATGTGTTTTTTTAAAGCCGATGATAACGTAATAACTTAAAAACGAACCAAGTCTTAACCACCGCTCACCGGCGGAATCAAGGCAATCTCCGCACCGGCCGGAATGGTATCTTCCAGCTGCGCATATTCATTGTTCACCGCCACCGCCAGGGAACTCAAATTCTGCAAGGCCGGGTACTGCTTAACAAGCCATATTTTCAGTTCATGCACCGTAGCCGGAATCTCAGCGGAAGGTACAGAAAGTTG
This region of Rufibacter sp. LB8 genomic DNA includes:
- a CDS encoding MoaD/ThiS family protein produces the protein MNILLFGITRDIVGQQQLSVPSAEIPATVHELKIWLVKQYPALQNLSSLAVAVNNEYAQLEDTIPAGAEIALIPPVSGG